The following coding sequences lie in one Streptomyces sp. Edi2 genomic window:
- a CDS encoding cell division protein FtsK, with amino-acid sequence MPLNTLRGSVRFNDPFTPPLLAGHDLLIGLASGDQPVTLPVHTGHVLVATGAGGGTTTVLRALSAQALARGARTDIIDLTHAEHTWARDLPLARHLNDVAAVHDYLVMSAADLSGGPRGSADGWGERHVLVIEELDGVIDALRHYWLRTRPETQLEEAPGVEALALLLASGRACGWTVLAGDTGGGLAVRGPVSYRSFSTRILGHGSQTLWRRLAPGAQAPATSPGAGRFHVIDGSEATPFQALYLTSAEARAFARSAAADVAGMRGSA; translated from the coding sequence ATGCCCCTGAACACCCTGCGCGGCTCGGTCCGCTTCAACGACCCTTTCACCCCGCCCCTGCTGGCCGGCCACGACCTGCTGATCGGACTGGCCAGCGGCGACCAGCCGGTGACTCTACCCGTACACACCGGGCACGTTCTGGTCGCCACCGGCGCCGGGGGCGGCACCACCACGGTGCTGCGGGCCCTTTCCGCCCAGGCACTCGCCCGCGGCGCCCGCACCGACATCATCGACCTCACACACGCCGAACACACCTGGGCGCGGGACCTGCCCCTCGCACGGCACCTCAACGATGTGGCCGCCGTCCACGACTACCTCGTGATGTCTGCGGCAGACCTCAGCGGCGGCCCCCGCGGCTCGGCCGATGGTTGGGGCGAACGCCACGTCCTGGTCATCGAGGAACTCGACGGCGTCATCGACGCGCTGCGCCACTACTGGCTACGCACCCGGCCGGAGACCCAGCTCGAGGAAGCCCCGGGTGTGGAAGCGCTCGCGCTGCTGCTGGCGTCCGGCCGCGCCTGCGGCTGGACGGTCCTGGCCGGGGACACCGGCGGCGGTCTGGCGGTCCGGGGGCCCGTGAGCTACCGATCCTTCTCCACTCGGATCCTCGGTCACGGCAGCCAAACGCTGTGGCGGCGCCTGGCACCCGGCGCTCAGGCGCCAGCGACCTCGCCGGGCGCCGGCCGGTTCCACGTGATCGACGGTAGCGAGGCCACCCCGTTCCAGGCCCTGTACCTCACCAGCGCCGAGGCCCGGGCATTCGCCCGGTCCGCCGCCGCCGACGTCGCCGGCATGCGGGGGTCCGCGTGA
- a CDS encoding conjugal transfer protein — MSTLRKMLNLPAKEPKGGEHKADAPGEDAPFETLPTPGAAPAEPSWSHGGWAEETESSGRSFARRAGRVAIWAVIGLAAFTGVRSWVFPAKPPAVSQQADPQSEARKHDVPTEEAQQVAARFARSYMTWSSQAPQLRARDLAMDLPKDADLKMGWDGQGAQAVAQTIPGKVTQTGGKHARVVVDVRVSSTVKVKKKDATVSRWQGLEVPVAQVGDRVLVTGQPALIGMPTAASYSPRSEADADSAMAGRTRQTVKDFLDSWAAGNEGQTAAPGSHIAPLGSGMSLDSLDNWAVDAGSGDKRVGTATVRWRLAGAQLQQTYRITLIRVSASSGARWQVQQVSADS, encoded by the coding sequence ATGAGCACTTTGCGGAAGATGCTGAATCTTCCCGCCAAAGAACCCAAGGGCGGTGAGCACAAAGCCGACGCGCCCGGCGAGGACGCACCGTTCGAGACCCTGCCAACGCCAGGAGCGGCACCGGCGGAGCCGAGCTGGAGCCACGGGGGATGGGCTGAGGAGACCGAGTCTTCGGGCCGCTCCTTCGCCCGCCGGGCCGGCCGTGTCGCGATCTGGGCGGTGATCGGGCTGGCCGCGTTCACCGGAGTGCGCAGCTGGGTGTTCCCCGCCAAGCCGCCTGCCGTATCCCAGCAAGCCGACCCGCAGAGCGAAGCACGCAAGCACGACGTGCCGACCGAAGAGGCGCAGCAGGTCGCCGCTCGCTTCGCTCGCTCGTACATGACGTGGAGTTCGCAGGCTCCCCAGCTGCGGGCCAGGGACCTGGCCATGGACCTGCCCAAGGACGCCGATTTGAAGATGGGCTGGGATGGTCAGGGGGCGCAGGCGGTAGCGCAGACGATTCCCGGCAAGGTCACGCAGACCGGTGGGAAGCACGCCCGGGTCGTGGTCGATGTGCGGGTCAGCTCCACGGTCAAGGTCAAGAAGAAGGACGCCACCGTTTCTCGGTGGCAGGGCCTGGAGGTGCCCGTCGCACAGGTCGGCGACCGGGTACTGGTCACCGGTCAGCCCGCTCTGATCGGCATGCCGACTGCGGCTTCCTACTCACCCAGGTCCGAAGCGGATGCCGATTCGGCGATGGCCGGGCGGACTCGGCAGACGGTCAAGGACTTCCTGGATTCCTGGGCGGCCGGCAACGAGGGTCAGACCGCCGCACCCGGATCGCATATCGCCCCGCTCGGCAGCGGTATGTCCCTGGATTCGCTGGACAACTGGGCGGTCGACGCCGGGTCCGGCGACAAGCGGGTCGGCACCGCCACGGTGCGCTGGAGACTCGCCGGCGCCCAGCTTCAGCAGACCTACCGGATCACTCTGATCCGGGTCTCCGCCAGTAGCGGAGCCCGGTGGCAGGTCCAGCAGGTGAGTGCCGATTCCTGA
- a CDS encoding DUF2637 domain-containing protein, translating to MVPTYNRSVRLTRTQRALIAVVVLGAIIIAAIGFSGSYAAVRDLAERKGFGSFSAYFPIGVDAGIASLLALDLLLTWLRIPLPLLRQAAWLLTVATIGFNAAAASDVIGVAMHSTIPLLFVVSVEAARHAVGRLGAITADQHMDGVRAVRWVLSPLPTFLLWRKMRLWELRRYSTVIRDEQDRLVHQAKLRSQYGRQWRRRAPIDQMLPLRLARFGVPLRPGSPAAGAPGPTEVLPSGSEDHAEEPAGAAAEPRAALTRGNPRSGAAAEAAADEQRRHREQHKDDENSARETTVQGTPRAAPRPAVDDSAATPPGKTQQKNDPHVAEELAADSQAHRDAVAKARTNADAIRYALGANAGADDSAIVTWLARFGRTVNRGQVYKVRQQAEKKRLQLAVADSHE from the coding sequence GTGGTGCCCACCTACAACCGCAGCGTCAGGCTGACCCGAACGCAGCGTGCCTTGATCGCAGTCGTCGTGCTCGGCGCGATCATCATCGCTGCCATCGGATTTTCCGGGTCCTACGCCGCGGTTCGAGATCTCGCCGAACGCAAGGGCTTTGGATCCTTCTCGGCGTACTTCCCGATCGGTGTCGATGCTGGCATCGCCTCGCTGCTCGCCCTGGATTTGTTGCTCACGTGGCTGCGTATCCCGCTGCCTCTGCTTCGTCAGGCCGCGTGGCTGCTGACCGTAGCGACGATTGGCTTCAACGCCGCGGCGGCCTCCGACGTGATCGGTGTTGCGATGCACTCCACGATTCCGCTGCTCTTCGTCGTCTCGGTCGAAGCCGCACGGCATGCGGTAGGCCGGCTCGGCGCGATCACCGCAGACCAGCACATGGACGGGGTCCGCGCCGTCCGGTGGGTTCTCTCACCGCTGCCTACGTTTCTGCTCTGGCGCAAGATGCGGCTGTGGGAGCTCCGGCGCTATTCGACCGTCATCCGTGACGAACAGGACCGCCTCGTCCACCAGGCCAAGCTGCGCTCGCAGTACGGCCGGCAATGGCGGCGCCGTGCCCCGATCGACCAGATGTTGCCGCTGCGCCTCGCGCGGTTCGGCGTGCCCCTGCGCCCGGGCTCCCCCGCGGCCGGCGCCCCGGGCCCTACCGAGGTTCTCCCGTCTGGCTCCGAGGATCACGCGGAGGAGCCGGCCGGCGCAGCAGCCGAGCCGCGCGCTGCCCTGACTCGAGGTAACCCCCGCAGTGGTGCTGCTGCCGAAGCGGCGGCTGACGAGCAGCGCCGGCACCGGGAACAGCACAAGGACGATGAGAACTCCGCGCGTGAGACAACCGTCCAGGGGACACCGCGTGCTGCCCCGCGCCCCGCTGTTGACGACAGCGCCGCCACTCCGCCCGGCAAGACGCAGCAGAAGAACGACCCACATGTGGCTGAGGAGCTCGCTGCGGACTCGCAGGCGCATCGTGATGCAGTGGCGAAGGCGCGGACGAACGCTGATGCGATCCGCTACGCCCTTGGCGCGAACGCCGGTGCCGACGACAGCGCGATCGTCACCTGGCTCGCGCGCTTCGGCCGTACGGTCAACCGCGGCCAGGTCTACAAGGTCAGGCAGCAAGCCGAGAAGAAGCGCCTTCAGCTTGCCGTCGCTGATAGCCACGAGTAG